The following proteins come from a genomic window of Pangasianodon hypophthalmus isolate fPanHyp1 chromosome 24, fPanHyp1.pri, whole genome shotgun sequence:
- the nr2f1a gene encoding nuclear receptor subfamily 2 group F member 1-A yields the protein MAMVVSVWRDPQEDVAGGAASGPNPAAQPAREQQQAASAAPHTPQTPSQPGAPSTPGTAGDKSSQNSGQSQQHIECVVCGDKSSGKHYGQFTCEGCKSFFKRSVRRNLTYTCRANRNCPIDQHHRNQCQYCRLKKCLKVGMRREAVQRGRMPPTQPNPGQYALTNGDPLNGHCYLSGYISLLLRAEPYPTSRYGSQCMQPNNIMGIENICELAARLLFSAVEWARNIPFFPDLQITDQVSLLRLTWSELFVLNAAQCSMPLHVAPLLAAAGLHASPMSADRVVAFMDHIRIFQEQVEKLKALHVDSAEYSCIKAIVLFTSDACGLSDAAHIESLQEKSQCALEEYVRSQYPNQPSRFGKLLLRLPSLRTVSSSVIEQLFFVRLVGKTPIETLIRDMLLSGSSFNWPYMSIQ from the exons ATGGCAATGGTAGTTAGCGTCTGGCGCGATCCGCAGGAAGACGTGGCCGGAGGAGCGGCGAGCGGCCCGAACCCCGCAGCGCAGCCGGCGAGGGAGCAGCAGCAGGCGGCGTCGGCGGCACCGCACACCCCGCAGACACCCAGCCAGCCGGGAGCGCCGTCCACCCCAGGCACGGCCGGGGACAAGAGCAGCCAGAACTCAGGCCAGAGCCAGCAGCACATCGAGTGCGTGGTTTGCGGAGACAAATCGAGCGGCAAGCACTATGGCCAGTTCACCTGCGAGGGATGCAAAAGTTTCTTCAAGCGGAGTGTCCGGAGGAACTTAACGTATACGTGCCGTGCCAACAGGAACTGTCCTATTGACCAGCACCATCGCAATCAGTGCCAATACTGTCGGCTCAAGAAGTGCTTAAAAGTGGGCATGCGGCGCGAAG CGGTTCAGCGAGGAAGGATGCCCCCAACCCAGCCGAACCCAGGCCAGTACGCGCTCACCAACGGGGACCCTCTGAACGGCCACTGTTACCTCTCCGGATACATCTCGCTACTGCTGCGTGCCGAGCCTTACCCCACGTCCCGGTACGGCAGCCAGTGCATGCAGCCCAATAATATCATGGGGATCGAGAACATCTGCGAGCTGGCGGCTCGCCTCCTCTTCAGTGCCGTGGAATGGGCGCGGAACATCCCTTTCTTTCCCGACCTGCAGATCACCGACCAGGTGTCACTTCTCAGACTCACATGGAGCGAGTTGTTCGTGCTAAACGCGGCGCAGTGCTCCATGCCGCTACACGTGGCGCCGTTGCTCGCCGCCGCCGGCCTGCACGCGTCGCCCATGTCCGCCGACCGCGTCGTGGCCTTCATGGATCACATTCGCATCTTCCAGGAGCAGGTCGAGAAGCTCAAGGCCCTGCACGTCGACTCGGCCGAGTACAGCTGCATCAAAGCCATCGTGCTCTTCACGTCAG ACGCTTGCGGCCTGTCGGATGCGGCCCACATTGAGAGCCTGCAGGAGAAGTCTCAGTGCGCTCTGGAGGAGTATGTGAGGAGCCAGTACCCGAACCAGCCGAGTCGCTTCGGCAAGCTGCTGCTGCGACTGCCCTCACTGCGCACCGTGTCCTCATCCGTCATCGAGCAGCTGTTCTTCGTTCGCTTGGTAGGTAAAACTCCAATTGAAACCCTCATCAGGGATATGTTGCTATCCGGGAGCAGCTTCAACTGGCCCTACATGTCCATTCAATGA